The Desulfuromonadaceae bacterium genome includes the window CAGGGGCAGGGCGCCGCCACCGATGGCGGCGCTGGCGGCGATCGTATCGATTCGGGCAGTGGCACCAAGCGCTGCGGCCAGCTTGCCGGTGAGGATTGTGGCACGCCGGTGTAATTCCTCCTCCGGCGCGGTGAGCATCCGCAACGTCGGGATTTCGCGTGCGGCGCGGTCACGGTCGAGGTAAAGCGCCAACGTCGCTTCGAGTGCCGCCAGCGTCATTTTGTCGATGCGCAGGGCGCGCGCCAGCGGGTGCTGACGGATCTTGTCGAGCGCCCATTTCTGGCCGACGATAATCCCCGCCTGCGGGCCGCCGAAGAGTTTGTCGCCGCTACAGGTGACGACATCGAGTCCCGTCCTGACGGTGTCCGCGACCGTCGGTTCAGCGGGTAATCCGTAAGCACTGAGGTCAAAGAGCAGCCCGCTCCCCAGATCTTCCATCACCGGAACTTTGGCTTCGGCGCCGAGCTTGACCAGCTCTGCGCCGCTGACGGTGGCGGTGAAGCCGACGATGCGGTAGTTGCTGGTGTGAATCTTGAGCAGCAGTCCGGTTTCGGCGTTGAGGGCGTCCTGATAATCTTGCAGATGGGTTTTGTTGGTGGTGCCGATTTCACGCAAACGCACGCCGCTGGCGGCCATGACATCGGGAACCCGGAAGGAACCGCCGATCTCAATCAGTTCGCCGCGCGAGACCGGCGCTTCTTTCCCGTGTGCCAGCGCCGCCAGCGCCAGCAGCACGGCACCGGCGTTGTTGTTGACGACCGTCGCGGCTTCAGCCCCGGTGAGGCGACAGAGCAACGCCTCCACATGGCTGTAGCGGTGCCCACGATGGCCGCTGACCAGATCATATTCCAGATTTGAATAACTGCGCGAGATCGCGGTTGCCGCGTTGAGGGCGGCTTCGCACAGTGGTGCGCGACCGAGATTGGTATGGAGCAGGGTGCCGGTGGCGTTGATCAGCGGGCGCAACGAGGGGCGCATCTTCTGTTGCGCCAGTTGCGCCGCGCGGTGGGCGACGGCGGCAAAAGAAAGGTCGAGCGTCGCCGTCGGCGCGTCAAGGAGTTCGCGGCGCAGTTGCGCCACCGTTTCGCGGGCCGCCTCGGTCAGCAAGAGCGCCGGGCAGTCCTTTGCCAACTCGGTCAGAGGCGAGGTGGCGAGGAGCCGGTCGATGGCGGGAAGATCTTTTAACCGCTGCTGGGTCTGATTCATCGGTCGGGGCTTTCCGGGCTGGCAGGTTAAAGGCAACGCAATGACGGCGTGAAAGTATTCAGGAATTTACATGAAATGGTCGTGTTTTTCAAGCGCCGGTTCAGTGCTGGTTCAGTGTATGAATGTTTTTGATTTTTCCGGTTTCAGGAGAGCAGCTATGCGCGGGATTTATATCGAGGGAGATTTTTTGGCAGTTGACGACGCGGCAAGGCCATAGTTCGGCGATGCCGCTGAATGGGCGATCACCTGGACGGGATTCGATCCGCTCCTGTCGAGGGCTGTTGTTGAATCAGCACACGTTTTTAAGCGTGAACAGGGTACCGATAATGTCGCGTGTCTGATCACAGGTGACACGATAAAACACTTCGACGCCGTCGCGGTGTCCTTCAATGATACCTTTGTTTTTAAGTAGTGCCAGGTGCTGCGAAACCGTTGCCTGAGGGAGTTCCAGACATTCCCATATTTTTTTGACGTTGCAACTTTGTGACATCAACCCGGCCACAATTTTCAGCCTTACCGGATGACCGAGTACCTTGAGGATTTCCGCCTCGCGATCCAGATTGATTGTCTTGTCAAATTCGACTTCTGCCATGACATACCTCAATGATTATGATTATTCATATATAGCTAAAAGTTGATTATTGTCGAAAGACTAATTCCTGCCGGAAGGGGTTGTCAAGTGCAAATTATTTCAACAGGAAGTTTCCTTGGTAACCGGCAAGGTGAAGCAAACACAGGTGCCGATGCCAGGTTTGCTGGAGATGTTGATCGCTCCGCCATGTTCTTCGATAAAGTGTTTGACAATAGTCATCCCCAGTCCGGTGCCGCCGATTGAGGTGTGCAG containing:
- a CDS encoding metalloregulator ArsR/SmtB family transcription factor gives rise to the protein MAEVEFDKTINLDREAEILKVLGHPVRLKIVAGLMSQSCNVKKIWECLELPQATVSQHLALLKNKGIIEGHRDGVEVFYRVTCDQTRDIIGTLFTLKNVC
- the selA gene encoding L-seryl-tRNA(Sec) selenium transferase, whose amino-acid sequence is MNQTQQRLKDLPAIDRLLATSPLTELAKDCPALLLTEAARETVAQLRRELLDAPTATLDLSFAAVAHRAAQLAQQKMRPSLRPLINATGTLLHTNLGRAPLCEAALNAATAISRSYSNLEYDLVSGHRGHRYSHVEALLCRLTGAEAATVVNNNAGAVLLALAALAHGKEAPVSRGELIEIGGSFRVPDVMAASGVRLREIGTTNKTHLQDYQDALNAETGLLLKIHTSNYRIVGFTATVSGAELVKLGAEAKVPVMEDLGSGLLFDLSAYGLPAEPTVADTVRTGLDVVTCSGDKLFGGPQAGIIVGQKWALDKIRQHPLARALRIDKMTLAALEATLALYLDRDRAAREIPTLRMLTAPEEELHRRATILTGKLAAALGATARIDTIAASAAIGGGALPLTELPGYAVAVAPTDCSVDTLAKRLRHTAPPVIGCIRDERLLLHLRTLHPDEEPALVTSLAAALLPSPAQ